From the genome of Candidatus Electrothrix communis, one region includes:
- a CDS encoding TonB-dependent receptor: MKKHIMPATALAVFLAGTAYANEQKQTDIKPHTLDEVVVTATRTPHTLKDVPVETVVINRQNIEQSNAQNAMDILKTVPGITSAMHDDVFGTYTWRANMRGLNFNDGYGLILIDGQRVMGCGQSGGMGEYGVGLNQIPVDMIERIEVVKGPSSALYGSDAMAGVINIITKDTPDAMSGRVGSSYGWYKVKEKVNSDGTVSPASDDGDYRNTSQAYFSLGDKPLERLSYLINYNYESAEDSRKDPIDSNRHSLMAKVDLAATDAVDLFLKGEASAYEKEGNRDEDSQRISAGMDWRLTENNILAVKGYTYTWDFVHGFPGYAHGYKYGDIGFDQGELQYTWYAGDHNTLTLGGELQRQTIDFTIENQNGSVIRVNEEVDTASLFAQDEIALRDDLTLVAGLRFDDHSVFDSEVNPKLSLMYNVSDATTLRASIGRSFKSPTIRQLYYDVPYRHGDYYVQSNRDLQPELGIGYSAGIEHWMLDDRLMTSVGLFRNEVEDMVIQENTGTLYDGIPLRTYHNVDEALTQGIELLTRFNHEGLSLTLAYTYTDSDNNETGLNLPYVPEHSFSLTPTYEYDRYALGISGVLTCTGDQYTNNSNTSTIDGHSVIDARIYKKIGKATTLSLEADNILNSDKGDDGNYRSGRMFLAKLDFSF; the protein is encoded by the coding sequence ATGAAGAAACACATAATGCCTGCCACAGCCCTTGCGGTCTTCCTCGCGGGGACCGCTTATGCCAATGAGCAGAAACAAACCGACATCAAGCCCCACACTCTGGACGAAGTGGTCGTCACCGCCACCCGTACCCCGCATACCTTGAAGGATGTACCGGTGGAAACCGTAGTGATCAATCGTCAAAATATTGAACAGAGCAACGCCCAAAACGCTATGGATATCCTGAAGACCGTGCCGGGCATTACCAGCGCCATGCACGATGACGTCTTCGGCACCTATACTTGGCGGGCCAATATGCGAGGACTGAACTTCAATGACGGCTACGGTCTGATCCTCATTGACGGTCAGCGGGTGATGGGCTGCGGCCAGAGCGGCGGCATGGGGGAATACGGGGTCGGCCTCAATCAGATCCCGGTAGATATGATCGAACGCATTGAGGTGGTCAAAGGACCAAGTTCCGCCCTCTACGGCAGTGATGCCATGGCTGGCGTGATCAATATCATCACCAAGGATACACCGGATGCGATGAGCGGCCGAGTCGGTTCCTCGTATGGCTGGTACAAAGTGAAAGAAAAGGTCAACTCTGACGGCACGGTTTCTCCGGCCTCAGATGACGGGGATTACCGCAATACCTCCCAGGCCTACTTTTCCTTGGGCGACAAGCCGCTGGAGCGCCTCAGCTACCTGATCAACTACAACTACGAGTCAGCAGAGGATTCCCGAAAAGATCCAATTGATTCCAATCGCCACTCCCTGATGGCCAAGGTCGATCTGGCGGCTACCGATGCGGTTGATCTCTTTCTCAAAGGCGAGGCCAGTGCCTATGAAAAAGAGGGCAATCGGGATGAAGACAGTCAGCGGATTTCCGCCGGAATGGACTGGCGTCTGACCGAGAATAATATTCTGGCAGTCAAGGGATATACCTATACCTGGGACTTTGTCCACGGTTTCCCCGGATATGCCCACGGTTATAAGTACGGCGATATCGGCTTCGACCAAGGCGAACTCCAGTACACTTGGTATGCGGGTGACCACAACACCCTCACCTTGGGCGGCGAGCTGCAACGCCAGACCATCGACTTTACCATTGAGAACCAGAACGGCTCGGTTATTCGGGTCAATGAGGAGGTGGACACCGCCAGTCTGTTTGCCCAGGATGAGATCGCCCTCCGGGATGACCTCACTTTGGTGGCCGGTCTCCGCTTTGATGATCACTCCGTCTTTGACAGTGAGGTCAATCCCAAGCTCAGCCTGATGTACAACGTGTCCGACGCAACGACCCTGCGGGCCTCAATCGGTCGCTCCTTCAAATCACCGACCATCCGTCAGCTGTATTATGACGTTCCCTACCGGCACGGCGACTATTATGTCCAGTCCAACCGAGATCTCCAGCCGGAGCTGGGCATAGGGTATTCCGCAGGAATCGAGCACTGGATGCTGGATGACCGCCTCATGACCAGTGTCGGGCTGTTCCGCAACGAGGTGGAAGACATGGTCATCCAGGAGAATACCGGCACCCTGTATGACGGCATCCCCCTACGCACTTACCATAATGTGGACGAGGCACTTACCCAAGGCATCGAGCTGCTGACTCGGTTCAATCATGAGGGATTATCGCTGACTCTTGCCTATACCTATACGGACTCAGATAACAACGAAACCGGTCTGAACCTGCCCTATGTGCCCGAGCACAGTTTTTCTCTGACCCCGACCTATGAGTATGACAGATATGCCCTGGGCATCAGCGGTGTGCTGACCTGTACAGGCGATCAGTACACGAACAACAGTAACACCTCCACCATTGACGGACACAGCGTTATCGACGCGAGGATCTACAAAAAGATCGGCAAAGCGACAACGTTGAGCCTTGAAGCGGACAACATCCTTAATTCAGACAAGGGTGACGACGGCAACTACCGCAGCGGCAGAATGTTTCTGGCAAAATTAGATTTTTCTTTTTAA